A single window of Agromyces aureus DNA harbors:
- a CDS encoding tryptophan-rich sensory protein: protein MTNERTGSTAPERAAGASASPDRPASGAPSGNDLTRQLVVAISAVIAVVGSFIGSGAAGGQQVQDAAGGALGADATLVAPGGGAFSIWSLIYFGLLAYAVWQFLPAQRTDERHRRLGPWVAASLLLNAAWILSIQFDLLWLSVPVIAALLVVLVVAFRIGLALRPKSMIDALVTDGTIGLYLGWVTVATIANIAAVLVAAGFDGFGLPPETWSVTLVAVAGLVGMALAVWDRGRIAPTLSLTWGLAWIAVARLTDEPSSVVTGIAAIIAVVAVLLTTVAMRIVAMRGAGWRHAAGRDPSAPSTH, encoded by the coding sequence ATGACGAACGAACGAACGGGCAGCACCGCCCCCGAACGCGCGGCGGGCGCATCCGCCTCGCCCGACCGGCCGGCCTCCGGCGCTCCGTCGGGCAACGACCTCACCAGGCAGCTGGTCGTCGCGATCAGCGCGGTGATCGCGGTCGTCGGGTCGTTCATCGGCTCGGGCGCGGCGGGCGGCCAGCAGGTCCAGGATGCCGCGGGCGGCGCCCTCGGCGCCGATGCCACGCTCGTGGCACCGGGCGGTGGTGCGTTCAGCATCTGGTCGCTCATCTACTTCGGGCTGCTCGCCTACGCCGTCTGGCAGTTCCTGCCGGCCCAGCGCACCGACGAGCGGCACCGACGGCTCGGCCCATGGGTCGCGGCCTCGTTGCTGCTGAACGCCGCGTGGATCCTCAGCATCCAGTTCGACCTGCTGTGGCTGAGCGTGCCGGTGATCGCGGCGCTGCTCGTGGTGCTCGTCGTGGCGTTCCGCATCGGCCTCGCCCTGCGCCCGAAGAGCATGATCGACGCCCTCGTCACCGACGGCACGATCGGCCTCTACCTCGGGTGGGTCACCGTCGCGACGATCGCGAACATCGCGGCCGTGCTCGTCGCGGCCGGGTTCGACGGCTTCGGGCTGCCGCCCGAGACCTGGTCGGTGACGCTCGTCGCCGTCGCCGGACTCGTGGGCATGGCCCTCGCCGTCTGGGACCGCGGGCGGATCGCTCCGACGCTCTCGCTCACTTGGGGCCTCGCATGGATCGCGGTCGCCCGACTCACCGACGAACCCTCGTCCGTGGTGACCGGCATCGCGGCGATCATCGCCGTCGTCGCCGTGCTCCTCACGACGGTCGCGATGCGGATCGTGGCGATGCGCGGGGCGGGCTGGCGCCATGCCGCCGGGCGCGATCCGAGCGCGCCGAGCACGCACTGA
- a CDS encoding alpha/beta fold hydrolase, whose translation MHARTFRRGDRTIVIHETALVVDAGVPAGVDARGDAGGEASDPASTPPPTYVLVHGLGMAAEYWGDLGERLSASGRVLALDLPGFGESPEPTRVLTVPETADLVAELLRTDRIAHPVLVGHSMGAQVVADLAARHPELVERIVLIGPSVNPRERSRRRQTARLLQDVAIMDPIAFARGAGAMAEAGLPWVLANLRPALEHRLERVMPHVRAEVLVVRGEDDRVVPRFWAEAVASLAPHARYDEVPGRGHEVVARDTRGLAELVVAHARGGHPGRLLAPYERRIALSRSFGGGTTTRAGWVLRDYGYGIRWRLAQLVAGAPPERWRDGDPALPDIVLVPGVHEHWSFLTGLADALNRAGHRITIVHGLGMNRRPVPDTSRRLQRALARVAAPPAGRVIVAHSKGGLIAKHLLTDVVRGSGPVGASADERLDVRGAVTLASPYAGSLRARWFLDPSMRAFLPTDATIVELQRDAEVNSRIVSIFGTLDAHVTEGSALAGATNVIVPAAGHFRLTGSAAAHRAAVEGVAALAGGRLAPLAPSSTAPAEPVTP comes from the coding sequence ATGCACGCTCGCACGTTCCGCCGGGGCGATCGCACGATCGTCATCCACGAGACGGCCCTCGTCGTCGATGCGGGCGTCCCAGCAGGCGTCGATGCGCGCGGCGACGCGGGTGGCGAGGCATCCGATCCCGCTTCCACGCCTCCGCCCACGTACGTGCTCGTGCACGGCCTCGGCATGGCGGCCGAGTACTGGGGCGACCTCGGCGAGCGCCTCTCCGCCTCCGGGCGGGTGCTCGCACTCGACCTTCCCGGCTTCGGCGAGTCGCCGGAGCCCACCCGGGTGCTCACCGTTCCCGAGACGGCCGACCTCGTCGCCGAACTCCTGCGGACGGATCGCATCGCGCACCCGGTGCTCGTTGGGCACTCGATGGGCGCGCAGGTCGTCGCGGACCTCGCGGCGCGGCATCCGGAACTCGTCGAACGCATCGTGCTCATCGGCCCGTCGGTGAACCCGCGCGAGCGCTCACGTCGCCGGCAGACGGCCCGCCTGCTGCAGGACGTCGCCATCATGGATCCGATCGCCTTCGCCCGCGGCGCCGGAGCCATGGCCGAGGCCGGGCTGCCCTGGGTGCTCGCGAACCTCCGGCCCGCGCTCGAGCACCGTCTCGAGCGCGTGATGCCGCACGTGCGCGCCGAGGTGCTCGTCGTGCGCGGCGAGGACGACCGCGTCGTGCCGCGCTTCTGGGCCGAGGCCGTCGCGAGCCTCGCGCCGCATGCGCGGTACGACGAGGTGCCCGGGCGAGGGCACGAGGTCGTCGCCCGCGACACCCGCGGACTCGCGGAGCTCGTCGTCGCCCACGCACGTGGCGGTCACCCCGGTCGACTCCTCGCACCGTACGAACGCCGCATCGCCCTTTCGAGGTCGTTCGGCGGCGGCACGACCACGCGCGCGGGGTGGGTGCTGCGCGACTACGGCTACGGCATCCGGTGGCGGCTCGCCCAGCTCGTCGCCGGCGCACCGCCCGAGCGCTGGCGCGACGGCGACCCCGCACTGCCCGACATCGTGCTCGTGCCCGGCGTGCACGAGCACTGGAGCTTCCTCACCGGACTCGCCGACGCGCTCAACCGGGCCGGGCACCGCATCACGATCGTGCACGGCCTCGGCATGAACCGGCGCCCGGTTCCCGACACCTCACGACGTCTGCAGCGAGCGCTCGCACGGGTCGCCGCACCGCCCGCCGGGCGCGTGATCGTGGCGCACAGCAAGGGCGGGCTCATCGCCAAGCACCTGCTCACCGACGTCGTGCGCGGGTCGGGACCGGTCGGTGCATCCGCCGACGAGCGGCTCGACGTGCGCGGGGCGGTCACGCTCGCGTCGCCGTACGCGGGCTCGCTGCGTGCCCGCTGGTTCCTCGACCCGAGCATGCGCGCGTTCCTCCCGACCGATGCCACCATCGTCGAACTGCAGCGCGACGCGGAGGTGAACTCGCGCATCGTGTCGATCTTCGGCACGCTCGACGCGCACGTCACCGAGGGGAGTGCGCTCGCGGGAGCGACGAACGTCATCGTGCCCGCCGCAGGGCACTTCCGGCTCACGGGCTCGGCGGCCGCGCATCGCGCCGCCGTCGAGGGTGTGGCCGCGCTCGCGGGTGGACGTCTCGCACCGCTCGCGCCATCGTCGACTGCTCCGGCCGAGCCCGTCACACCCTGA
- a CDS encoding DUF2207 domain-containing protein, whose protein sequence is MLATVILLAVAPALVIFALGVVARIVSRQPVRSLVVQYTRARGASVLHDALLVEADRRAAAAVLVDLAVSRRIRILASEGRREPIGVELRAGGVFTDDEFAVLEAIFGPEHTNERLRRFSSDRRALAARLKGVVRDAHYALARAGLVAAARVTWPGTTLTVLAYLGMLVEALFLVASLGAGDWPALIATLVALAVTIATIIVTPASWRRFLPPAREPREHLDGLRRYLHLAEADRLRALQSPAGAQLVPITQPTDAAAPVAASSTLAASDALARFHLHERLLPYAVLFGVEQAWITALRLDLATLDRTKRDTLADLADGTAEAAELAVHLDALSVLVAHVPRLAMNLGALVDAKGAVIDLADSVGDLFRIIE, encoded by the coding sequence GTGCTCGCCACCGTCATCCTGCTCGCCGTCGCCCCAGCGCTCGTCATCTTCGCGCTCGGCGTCGTCGCACGCATCGTGTCACGGCAGCCCGTGCGCTCCCTCGTCGTGCAGTACACCCGCGCCCGCGGGGCGTCGGTGCTGCACGACGCGCTCCTCGTCGAGGCCGACCGACGCGCAGCCGCGGCGGTGCTCGTCGACCTCGCCGTGTCCCGTCGCATCCGCATCCTCGCGAGCGAGGGCCGGCGCGAGCCGATCGGCGTCGAGCTGCGCGCGGGCGGCGTGTTCACCGACGACGAGTTCGCGGTGCTCGAGGCGATCTTCGGACCCGAGCACACGAATGAGCGCCTGCGCCGGTTCTCGTCGGATCGACGCGCGCTGGCAGCCCGACTCAAGGGGGTGGTGCGCGACGCCCACTACGCACTCGCCCGCGCCGGACTCGTCGCCGCAGCCCGCGTGACCTGGCCCGGCACGACCCTCACGGTGCTCGCCTACCTCGGCATGCTCGTCGAGGCGCTGTTCTTGGTCGCGTCGCTCGGGGCCGGCGACTGGCCCGCCCTCATCGCGACCCTCGTCGCCCTGGCCGTCACGATCGCGACCATCATCGTCACCCCGGCCTCCTGGCGTCGCTTCCTCCCCCCGGCGCGCGAACCGCGCGAACATCTCGACGGTCTGCGCCGGTACCTCCATCTCGCCGAGGCCGACCGCCTCCGCGCGCTGCAGTCCCCGGCAGGGGCGCAGCTCGTGCCCATCACGCAGCCGACGGATGCCGCGGCTCCCGTCGCCGCGTCGAGCACGCTCGCGGCCTCCGATGCCCTCGCACGGTTCCACCTGCACGAACGCCTGCTGCCCTATGCGGTGCTGTTCGGCGTGGAACAGGCGTGGATCACCGCACTGCGACTCGACCTCGCGACGCTCGATCGCACCAAGCGCGACACGCTCGCCGACCTCGCCGACGGCACCGCAGAGGCCGCGGAACTCGCGGTGCACCTCGACGCGCTGAGCGTGCTCGTCGCGCACGTGCCGCGGCTCGCGATGAACCTCGGCGCGCTCGTCGACGCGAAGGGCGCCGTCATCGACCTCGCCGACAGCGTCGGCGACCTGTTCCGGATCATCGAATGA
- a CDS encoding alpha/beta family hydrolase: MTDEAVRIDVTRATDAAGARITDASGLLGGVSSVAGRSGRPADAWATLVIAHGAGTGLEHPFLEGFATAVQGLGVATLRFDFPYREAGRKFPDRAPVAIATWRAAVEFARARSTEAGAPDEPIWVSGKSFGGRMASMAVAEGMPAAGLAFLGYPLHPPGRPEKARTEHLPDVAAPMLFLQGRNDPFAAPNDQLDDLVAGLRLERGSTGAAIALEWIADANHSFEVKGRKRPAHEIGASLAASVVDFMRANPA; the protein is encoded by the coding sequence ATGACCGACGAGGCCGTGCGCATCGACGTCACCCGAGCGACGGATGCCGCGGGCGCGCGCATCACCGACGCCTCGGGCCTGCTCGGCGGCGTGTCCTCCGTGGCAGGGCGCTCGGGCCGTCCCGCCGACGCCTGGGCGACCCTCGTCATCGCGCACGGTGCGGGCACGGGCCTGGAGCATCCGTTCCTCGAGGGATTCGCCACGGCCGTGCAGGGTCTCGGCGTCGCGACGCTGCGGTTCGACTTCCCGTACCGCGAGGCCGGACGCAAGTTCCCCGACCGCGCGCCCGTGGCGATCGCGACCTGGCGCGCCGCGGTCGAGTTCGCACGGGCCCGGTCGACCGAGGCCGGCGCACCCGACGAGCCGATCTGGGTGTCGGGCAAGTCCTTCGGCGGCCGCATGGCGTCGATGGCCGTCGCCGAGGGCATGCCCGCCGCCGGACTCGCATTCCTCGGCTACCCGCTGCACCCGCCCGGACGCCCCGAGAAGGCCCGCACCGAGCACCTGCCCGACGTGGCCGCCCCGATGCTGTTCCTGCAGGGACGAAACGACCCGTTCGCCGCCCCGAACGACCAGCTCGACGACCTCGTCGCCGGCCTCCGTCTGGAACGCGGTTCGACAGGTGCCGCGATCGCACTGGAGTGGATCGCCGACGCCAACCACTCGTTCGAGGTCAAGGGACGCAAGCGCCCGGCGCACGAGATCGGGGCCTCGCTCGCGGCATCCGTCGTCGACTTCATGCGGGCGAACCCCGCCTGA
- a CDS encoding ATP-binding cassette domain-containing protein: protein MSEHTADAHDLIEVRGAHENNLQGISLDIPKRRLSVFTGVSGSGKSSLVFGTIAAESQRLINETYSSFIQSFMTTQPRPEVDSLRNVSAAIIVDQERMGANSRSTVGTATDVYALLRILFSRLGDPYVGPSFHFSFNVPAGMCPRCEGVGVVNDVDLDALFDRDKSLAEGAITIPGYTADGWMVRIYSEGGFLDPAKKIRDYTETELHDFLYKEPTKVKVQGINMTYDGLVLKLQKSMGSKDRDALQPHIRAFVDRAFTFTTCPECGGARLNREALASKVNGINIADASSMQISDLAAWAAEIDDPSVAPLIANLRQNVESFVEIGLGYLSLDRPAGTLSGGEAQRVKMIRHIGSALTDVTYVFDEPTVGLHPHDIQRMNRLLLQLRDKGNTVLVVEHKPEVIEIADHIVDLGPGAGSHGGQICFEGDLDGLRASGTLTGRHLDHRATLRDTVRAPKGALEIRGATQHNLTGVDVDIPLGVLTVVTGVAGSGKSSLIHGNVPRHDQVVVVDQSPIRGSIRSNPATYTGLLDTIRKAFAKENGVKPALFSANSEGACPNCKGIGLVFVELGPMSTVSSVCEECGGKRFTAEVLEYRLNGLNIAEVLALSVDAALEYLTDKTARVILQRLSDVGLGYLGLGQALNTLSGGERQRLKLAINMAKKGTIYVLDEPTTGLHLADVDRLLALLDRLVADGNSVIVIEHHQAVMAHADWIIDLGPGAGRDGGRIVFEGTPADLVASAKTDAATLTATHLAAYVGA from the coding sequence ATGAGCGAGCACACCGCCGACGCGCACGATCTCATCGAGGTGCGCGGCGCCCACGAGAACAACCTGCAGGGCATCTCGCTCGACATCCCGAAGCGCCGGCTCAGCGTGTTCACCGGGGTCTCGGGCTCGGGCAAGTCGAGCCTCGTGTTCGGCACCATCGCGGCCGAGTCGCAGCGCCTGATCAACGAGACCTACTCCTCGTTCATCCAGTCGTTCATGACCACGCAGCCGCGGCCCGAGGTCGACAGCCTGCGCAACGTCTCGGCGGCGATCATCGTCGACCAGGAGCGCATGGGCGCGAACTCGCGGTCGACCGTCGGCACCGCGACCGACGTCTACGCGCTGCTCCGCATCCTCTTCTCACGTCTCGGCGACCCCTACGTCGGCCCGAGCTTCCACTTCAGCTTCAACGTGCCCGCGGGCATGTGCCCCCGATGCGAGGGCGTCGGCGTGGTCAACGACGTCGACCTCGATGCGCTCTTCGACCGCGACAAGTCGCTCGCCGAGGGCGCCATCACGATCCCCGGCTACACGGCCGACGGGTGGATGGTGCGCATCTACTCCGAGGGCGGCTTCCTCGACCCCGCCAAGAAGATCCGCGACTACACCGAGACCGAGCTGCACGACTTCCTCTACAAGGAGCCGACCAAGGTCAAGGTGCAGGGCATCAACATGACCTACGACGGTCTCGTGCTGAAGCTCCAGAAGAGCATGGGCTCGAAAGACCGCGACGCGCTGCAGCCCCACATCCGCGCGTTCGTCGACCGCGCGTTCACCTTCACGACCTGCCCCGAATGCGGCGGTGCGCGACTGAATCGCGAGGCCCTCGCCTCGAAGGTCAACGGCATCAACATCGCGGATGCCTCGTCGATGCAGATCTCCGACCTCGCCGCGTGGGCCGCCGAGATCGACGACCCGAGCGTGGCGCCCCTCATCGCCAACCTGCGCCAGAACGTCGAGTCGTTCGTCGAGATCGGACTCGGCTACCTCAGCCTCGATCGCCCGGCCGGCACGCTCTCGGGCGGCGAGGCGCAGCGCGTCAAGATGATCCGCCACATCGGCTCGGCCCTCACCGACGTCACCTACGTGTTCGACGAGCCGACCGTCGGGCTGCACCCCCACGACATCCAGCGCATGAACCGGCTGCTCCTGCAACTTCGCGACAAGGGCAACACCGTGCTCGTCGTCGAGCACAAGCCCGAGGTCATCGAGATCGCCGACCACATCGTCGACCTCGGCCCGGGCGCGGGCTCGCACGGCGGGCAGATCTGCTTCGAGGGCGACCTCGACGGGCTGCGCGCCTCCGGCACCCTGACGGGCCGGCACCTCGACCACCGGGCGACGTTGCGCGACACGGTGCGAGCGCCGAAGGGAGCCCTCGAGATCAGGGGGGCGACGCAGCACAACCTGACCGGGGTCGACGTCGACATCCCGCTCGGCGTGCTCACGGTCGTCACCGGCGTCGCCGGCTCGGGCAAGTCCTCGCTCATCCACGGCAACGTGCCGCGGCACGACCAGGTCGTCGTGGTCGACCAGTCGCCCATCCGCGGGTCGATCCGGTCGAACCCCGCGACGTACACGGGCCTGCTCGACACGATCCGCAAGGCGTTCGCGAAAGAGAACGGCGTGAAGCCGGCCCTCTTCAGCGCGAACTCCGAGGGCGCATGCCCGAACTGCAAGGGCATCGGGCTGGTGTTCGTCGAACTCGGTCCGATGTCGACCGTCTCGAGCGTCTGCGAGGAATGCGGCGGCAAGCGGTTCACGGCCGAGGTGCTCGAGTACCGGCTCAACGGCCTCAACATCGCCGAGGTACTCGCGCTCTCGGTCGACGCGGCGCTCGAGTACCTCACCGACAAGACCGCCAGGGTCATCCTGCAGCGGCTCTCCGACGTCGGGCTCGGCTACCTCGGCCTCGGGCAGGCGCTCAACACGCTCTCGGGTGGCGAGCGGCAGCGCCTCAAGCTCGCGATCAACATGGCGAAGAAGGGCACGATCTACGTGCTCGACGAGCCCACGACCGGCCTGCACCTGGCCGACGTCGATCGCCTGCTCGCGCTGCTCGACCGTCTCGTCGCCGACGGCAACTCGGTCATCGTCATCGAGCACCACCAGGCCGTCATGGCGCACGCCGACTGGATCATCGACCTCGGCCCGGGTGCCGGGCGCGACGGCGGCCGCATCGTGTTCGAGGGCACGCCCGCCGACCTCGTCGCCTCGGCGAAGACCGACGCGGCCACGCTCACGGCGACGCACCTGGCGGCCTACGTCGGAGCCTGA
- a CDS encoding molybdopterin-dependent oxidoreductase yields the protein MADRGTTLARWWLPAGAGVASVIVFAGVGELAAALLASASSPFAVVGSLLIDLAPPWAKDAAIALFGTNDKAALLVGIAIVLLAVAAGAGVLEARRPPWGQVIFWAFGGVGVLAAMTRANASMLAFAPAALAAIAGVVTLRLLIRRLPRSEAATPVSGAGLPRASGERGVDDDDERADAAGASPLDRRGFLLWAGGAAAIGALAAVGGYALQAGSRAVTAVRQAIRLPDPVSSASIPAGAELDLDGLSTYVTPNAQFYRIDTALAVPAVEPDDWSLRIHGDVEQEVVLTWKELLDLPLEESVTTLACVSNEVGGGLIGNAVWLGYPIRELLARAVPSADADMVLSRSIDGFTASTPLEVLQDDRNAILAVGMNGEPLPAEHGFPVRMVVPGLYGYVSATKWVTELEVTRFDAASAYWTDRGWSERGPVKLSSRIDVPRSGQSLSAGPVVVAGVAWHQHVGVEAVDVQVDDGPWQPATLAAAVSDDTWVQWRFDWDATSGGHTLRVRATGADGEVQVSKQQGVVPDGATGLDSRDVNVG from the coding sequence ATGGCCGATCGAGGGACGACCCTGGCGAGGTGGTGGCTGCCCGCGGGCGCCGGAGTCGCATCCGTCATCGTCTTCGCCGGGGTGGGCGAACTCGCCGCCGCACTGCTCGCCTCGGCATCGAGCCCGTTCGCCGTGGTCGGGTCGCTGCTCATCGATCTCGCGCCGCCGTGGGCGAAGGACGCCGCGATCGCGCTGTTCGGCACGAACGACAAGGCTGCCCTGCTGGTCGGCATCGCGATCGTGCTGCTCGCGGTGGCCGCGGGCGCCGGGGTGCTCGAAGCGCGCCGTCCCCCGTGGGGCCAGGTGATCTTCTGGGCGTTCGGAGGTGTCGGCGTGCTGGCCGCCATGACGCGTGCGAACGCCTCGATGCTCGCGTTCGCCCCGGCGGCGCTCGCGGCGATCGCCGGGGTCGTCACGTTGCGGCTGCTCATCCGACGACTTCCGAGGTCGGAGGCCGCGACGCCCGTGTCCGGCGCCGGGCTCCCCCGCGCGAGCGGCGAACGCGGCGTCGACGACGACGACGAGCGAGCGGATGCCGCGGGCGCGAGTCCGCTCGATCGCAGGGGCTTCCTCCTCTGGGCGGGCGGCGCCGCCGCGATCGGCGCGCTCGCCGCCGTGGGCGGGTACGCGCTGCAGGCCGGATCCCGCGCGGTCACCGCCGTGCGCCAGGCGATCCGGTTGCCCGACCCGGTGTCGTCGGCGTCGATTCCGGCCGGGGCGGAACTCGACCTCGACGGTCTCTCGACCTACGTGACGCCGAACGCGCAGTTCTATCGCATCGACACGGCGCTCGCGGTGCCGGCCGTCGAGCCCGACGACTGGAGCCTGCGGATCCACGGCGACGTCGAGCAGGAGGTCGTGCTCACGTGGAAGGAGTTGCTCGACCTGCCGCTCGAGGAGTCGGTCACGACGCTCGCCTGCGTGTCGAACGAGGTCGGCGGCGGCCTCATCGGCAACGCGGTGTGGCTGGGCTACCCGATCCGCGAACTGCTCGCGCGCGCGGTGCCCAGCGCTGATGCCGACATGGTGCTCTCCCGCAGCATCGACGGGTTCACGGCCTCGACGCCGCTCGAGGTGCTGCAGGACGACCGCAACGCGATCCTCGCCGTAGGCATGAACGGCGAGCCGCTGCCCGCCGAGCACGGGTTCCCGGTGCGCATGGTCGTGCCCGGGCTCTACGGGTACGTCTCGGCGACGAAGTGGGTGACGGAGCTCGAGGTCACGCGGTTCGACGCGGCATCCGCGTACTGGACCGACCGAGGGTGGAGCGAGCGCGGACCGGTCAAGCTGTCGTCGCGCATCGACGTGCCCCGGTCGGGCCAGTCGCTGTCGGCGGGCCCGGTGGTGGTCGCGGGCGTCGCCTGGCACCAGCACGTCGGCGTCGAGGCGGTCGACGTACAGGTCGACGACGGCCCCTGGCAACCCGCCACCCTCGCCGCGGCCGTGTCGGACGACACCTGGGTGCAGTGGCGCTTCGACTGGGACGCGACCTCGGGAGGGCACACCCTGCGCGTGCGCGCGACGGGCGCCGACGGCGAGGTGCAGGTGTCGAAGCAGCAGGGCGTCGTGCCCGACGGCGCCACGGGCCTGGACTCCCGCGACGTGAACGTCGGCTGA
- a CDS encoding GIY-YIG nuclease family protein, producing the protein MPHVYLLECADGTTYVGSTLDLERRVAQHRRGEGALYTRRRLPVRLVYSREFERIDEAYAMEKRVQGWSRAKRRALIEGRMSDLPRLSARRRRRETRPAG; encoded by the coding sequence ATGCCGCATGTCTATCTCCTGGAATGCGCCGACGGCACGACCTACGTCGGCAGCACGCTCGACCTCGAACGGAGAGTCGCGCAGCATCGTCGTGGAGAAGGTGCGCTCTATACCCGGCGGCGATTGCCGGTGCGTCTCGTCTACAGCCGGGAGTTCGAACGGATCGACGAGGCGTACGCCATGGAGAAGCGGGTGCAGGGGTGGAGCCGCGCCAAGCGCCGAGCACTCATCGAAGGTCGCATGAGCGACCTTCCGCGGCTTTCGGCGAGACGGCGCCGACGCGAAACGCGCCCCGCCGGTTGA
- a CDS encoding amidase, translated as MTGGSGAGFDVVEASIAELRAALETGLVTSVELLDAYLARIAAYDVAGTETALNALVVANPGARADAAASDERRARGETLGPLDGIPYTAKDSYLAKGLTAAAGSPAFEHLVAQRDAFTIERLRGAGAVLIGLTNMPPMANGGMQRGVYGRAESPYNADFLTAAFGSGSSNGSGTATAASFAAFGLGEETWSSGRAPASNNALCAYTPSRGVISVRGNWPLVPTMDVVVPHTRTMADLLEVLDVIVADDAETRGDFWRVQPWVEIPRASDVRPDSYVDLAVTDAAGATDASGARLDAARAVLAGRRFGIPRMYVNADPEAGTAEPGREPGIGGSTGRRIETRPSVIDLWEAARRDLEAAGVEVVEVDFPVVSNYEGDRIGAPTIMTRGLVSPEYLHREIVDLSAWSWNDFLAANGDPNLSSLAGVDGERIFPHPEGALPDRYVGFDDDIVTYPAHVREHPVASVAEIPELAQGLRGLEETRRLDLEAWMDDLGLDAVVFPASADVGPADMDVNEASADLGWRNGVWVANGNLVPRHLGIPTVTVPMGTMADIGMPVGLTFAGRAYDDTALLRLAAAFEATGTRRTEPPRTPRL; from the coding sequence ATGACCGGCGGTTCCGGCGCCGGGTTCGACGTCGTCGAGGCGTCGATCGCCGAGCTGCGCGCCGCGCTCGAGACGGGCCTGGTCACGTCGGTCGAGCTGCTCGACGCGTACCTCGCGCGCATCGCGGCCTACGACGTCGCCGGAACGGAGACCGCGCTGAACGCGCTCGTCGTCGCGAACCCCGGCGCCCGTGCCGACGCGGCCGCCTCCGACGAGCGCCGCGCGCGCGGCGAGACGCTCGGGCCGCTCGACGGCATCCCCTACACCGCCAAGGACAGCTACCTGGCGAAGGGACTGACCGCCGCGGCCGGTTCGCCGGCCTTCGAGCACTTGGTGGCCCAGCGCGACGCGTTCACGATCGAGCGCCTCCGCGGCGCCGGTGCGGTGCTCATCGGCCTCACCAACATGCCGCCGATGGCGAACGGCGGCATGCAGCGCGGCGTCTACGGACGCGCCGAGAGCCCCTACAACGCCGACTTCCTGACGGCCGCGTTCGGCTCGGGATCCTCGAACGGATCCGGCACGGCGACCGCGGCCTCGTTCGCGGCGTTCGGCCTCGGCGAGGAGACCTGGTCGAGCGGACGCGCGCCCGCCTCGAACAACGCGCTCTGCGCGTACACGCCCTCGCGCGGCGTCATCTCGGTGCGCGGCAACTGGCCGCTCGTGCCGACGATGGACGTCGTCGTGCCGCACACGCGCACCATGGCCGACCTGCTCGAGGTGCTCGACGTGATCGTCGCCGACGACGCCGAGACCCGCGGCGACTTCTGGCGCGTGCAGCCGTGGGTGGAGATCCCGAGGGCCTCCGACGTGCGTCCCGATTCCTACGTCGACCTCGCGGTGACGGATGCCGCGGGCGCGACGGATGCCTCGGGCGCCCGTCTCGACGCGGCGCGCGCCGTGCTCGCGGGCCGTCGCTTCGGCATCCCCCGCATGTACGTCAACGCCGATCCCGAGGCGGGTACCGCGGAGCCCGGTCGCGAGCCCGGCATCGGCGGATCCACCGGGCGGCGCATCGAGACCCGCCCGTCGGTGATCGACCTGTGGGAGGCCGCGCGACGCGACCTGGAGGCCGCGGGCGTCGAGGTCGTCGAGGTCGACTTCCCGGTCGTGTCGAACTACGAGGGCGACCGCATCGGCGCCCCGACGATCATGACGCGCGGCCTCGTCTCGCCCGAGTACCTGCACCGCGAGATCGTGGATCTCTCGGCCTGGTCGTGGAACGACTTCCTGGCCGCGAACGGCGACCCGAACCTGTCGTCGCTCGCCGGCGTCGACGGCGAGCGGATCTTCCCGCACCCCGAGGGCGCCCTGCCCGACCGGTACGTCGGCTTCGACGACGACATCGTGACGTACCCGGCGCACGTGCGCGAGCACCCCGTGGCTTCGGTCGCCGAGATCCCCGAGCTCGCGCAGGGCCTGCGCGGACTCGAGGAGACGCGTCGCCTCGACCTCGAGGCCTGGATGGACGACCTCGGCCTCGATGCCGTCGTCTTCCCGGCCTCGGCCGACGTCGGCCCGGCGGACATGGACGTGAACGAGGCCTCGGCCGACCTCGGCTGGCGCAACGGCGTGTGGGTCGCGAACGGCAACCTCGTGCCGCGGCACCTCGGCATCCCGACGGTCACGGTGCCCATGGGCACGATGGCCGACATCGGGATGCCGGTCGGCCTCACCTTCGCCGGCCGTGCCTACGACGACACGGCGCTGCTGCGCCTCGCCGCGGCCTTCGAGGCGACGGGAACCCGCCGCACCGAGCCGCCGCGCACCCCGCGTCTCTGA